The nucleotide sequence TTTAATAATTCAATGTATCGCTCATCAGATAGTTCATCTCCTTCAAATGTAACAGCATCAATATCTATTGTATTGTCATTAAACTTAATCTTTTCTAACTTAAAAATTTGATAATTATTAAAAACGCTATAAACAACTAAACCTGGTAGATTTGTAAAGTACTTGGGACCTATTGGATAAGGAATTTCTGGCGTAAACCAAGCTTCGATAGGATATGATTTAAGAGGGTTGATAACGTCTTTGTAAACACCAGTCGCCTTTATACAGGTGTAACCAGATATCTCTTTAGTTTCTTTGGTTACTGTCCAGATTGGGATATTGGAATCAGTAAAAACATACTTTTTGTCAAATTCGGTATTATATTGAAACTTCTTAGTTTTATATATATATTTCACAGGATCGTAACATCCTCCTATGGCGTCAGACATATCTTTGATGTTGTTCTCAACATTGTAAGAAGTATAGTAGGAGTTTTGGTTGTTAAAATACAGATAGAATTCATTGTCTTCTGCCAAAGGTCCAATATTGTCTTTCTGTTGGGTGCTACCGGTGATAGGGTTTGCTTCTATTTTTAAAGAATAAACAGCTTTGTGTGTTTGGCAATAGCAGCTATTTAGAAATAAAACAAAACTTAAAAGTAAAATTGGTTTCATATCAAATAATTTTGAGTTAGAGTAAGGAGGAATGGTTCATTCCTCCTTAAATATTAAGCTGTAATAGGTGATCGAGATATGGTGTCTGGTTGACGTTCATAAGTTTTTGTAGTTGATCTACCTTGAATGCATCCGTCATAATAAGCCTTTCTTAGCTTACTAGCTTCTCCTGGAGTAAGACCGTCTTGATCATTAATGTATTCATCTGCTTTTTTATCGCAATAAGTTTTGTCAGAAGACTTTATTATTACAACTTCTTTAACCTGCGCCGAAGCACTACCTGCAAAAGCAACTATTGCTAATGCACTAAAAATTAATTTTTTCATGTTTTTTATATTTTATGTTAAACATGGTGCGATAATAATAATAATAATAATAATAATAATAATAATAATAATAATAATAATAATACCGTGCAAATTTTTATGTTAAAATAACATAAAAATGCGATGACTTTTTTATAAATATTTAATGATTCAAAAAAAACAATATTCCGCATCAACCCCGAAAATTT is from Paenimyroides aestuarii and encodes:
- a CDS encoding GLPGLI family protein produces the protein MKPILLLSFVLFLNSCYCQTHKAVYSLKIEANPITGSTQQKDNIGPLAEDNEFYLYFNNQNSYYTSYNVENNIKDMSDAIGGCYDPVKYIYKTKKFQYNTEFDKKYVFTDSNIPIWTVTKETKEISGYTCIKATGVYKDVINPLKSYPIEAWFTPEIPYPIGPKYFTNLPGLVVYSVFNNYQIFKLEKIKFNDNTIDIDAVTFEGDELSDERYIELLKQQLGY